From Anolis carolinensis isolate JA03-04 unplaced genomic scaffold, rAnoCar3.1.pri scaffold_8, whole genome shotgun sequence, a single genomic window includes:
- the LOC100551550 gene encoding interleukin-36 receptor antagonist protein: MSWDQEVAALFSDKSRESDPGDYELQTAKLRTPWLFRIWDISQKFLFLMGNMLLAKFQNANMPDHLISVLPNTALDPKKKPIFMGLSDKNHSFCCVKSGEGQPQLQIVERSILQLYQEKKELKPFTFYSKADGGPETCSFESAEFPNWFISTSSEPNRPIGLSPKESAENTLFFFERKDSYFMM; encoded by the exons ATGTCTTGGGACCAGGAAGTGGCTGCTTTATTTTCTGACAAGAGTCGAGAGTCAGATCCAG GGGATTATGAGCTTCAAACCGCCAAGTTAAGGACACCCTGGTTGTTCAGGATTTGGGATATTAGCCAGAAGTTCCTTTTCCTGATGGGCAACATGCTACTAGCAAAATTTCAAAATGCTAATATGCCAG ATCACTTAATATCTGTGCTCCCTAACACTGCCCTCGATCCCAAAAAGAAGCCCATCTTTATGGGGCTGAGTGATAAAAACCACAGTTTCTGCTGTGTGAAGTCTGGTGAGGGTCAGCCACAGCTGCAGATAGTG GAGAGAAGCATTCTGCAACTTTAccaagaaaaaaaggaactgaagcCCTTTACTTTCTACAGCAAGGCCGACGGGGGCCCAGAGACTTGCTCTTTTGAATCTGCAGAATTCCCCAATTGGTTCATAAGCACTTCTTCAGAGCCAAACAGACCTATTGGGTTGAGTCCAAAGGAAAGTGCTGAGAACACCCTGTTTTTTTTCGAACGAAAGGATAGCTACTTTATGAtgtag